The stretch of DNA TTGAGCGTTTCTCAGTGGAGTCCAAATCTTGGGGTTTTAGCTGCAAAGCTGGGGGCACAATGGTTCCTCAGGCTGAAATCTCACCTATAGGGTTGCTAGGAGTTTTTCAAGCCGTGAAGTGTAGTCCCTAACTAGCTTTAATGCTTTTTCTTGGTCTTTAGCTTCAGCGTAGAGTCTAAAGACGGGTTCGGTGCCGCTTGGGCGAATCAGAATTGCGCTGCTGTCGGCAAACCAGATTTTGACGCCGTCGATGGTGCTGATGTTCTCGCCTTTGACCTGCTCAGTAATCGCTGCTAGCAACGGCTCTTTTTTGTCGTCGGAACATTCGATTTTGCCCTTCTCGATGAAGTACTGCGGCTCCTCTGCAACGAGTTCACCCAGGGATTTTCCTGTATCAGCCATTATGTTGAGCAGCAGCGCAGTGGTCATGGCGCCGTCTCGGACTGCTTGGTGAGGCCGATAGAAGATGCCGCCGTTTTCTTCGCCGCCTAGATTGGCGTCTTCAGCCTTCATAGTCTGGGAAACGGTGACGCTGCCCACTTTGGTCCAGATGAGCTGTCCCTTGTAGGCTTCAACGGTGTCTTTGATGAGGGTGGAGCTGGAGACGGGCGTGACGATTTTGGCTCCAGGATGCTTTAGCAGGTACTGTTTTATGACGACGGCGAATGTTTTATCGCCCCAGTAGATGACGCCGTTGCCGTCGCAGAAAATTGAGCGGTCAGCGTCGCCGTCGAAAGCCACAGCCATATCTGCGCCGACGGCTTTGACGGTGGCTGCCATGTCGCCGAGGCTTTCCGGTCGAGGCTCGGGGAGACGCCCGGGGAAGGTGCCGTCGATGTTGGCGTTTATGGTGGTGACTTTGCATCCGAGTTCACGCAGCAATATCGGCAGAGCGATGCCTCCGACGCTGTTGGCAGCGTCCACAACAACATGGAAATGTTTAGAGGCGATTTTGGCGACGTCCACATGTTTTTTCATGGCGTCTTTGTATTCGTCGTTGATCCCCGGCAACTCATGTTTTGCTCCGAGGTGATCCCATGGAGCATAGATGATTTTGTTGTCGAAGTAGATGCCTTCGATTTCTGTTTCCTGCTCGTGGCTGGTTTCGATGCCGTCGCTCCAGATGACCTTGATGCCGTTGTATTCGGGGGGGTTATGTGAAGCTGTGATGATGACTCCACCGTCCATGCTGTGATTTTTGACGGCGAACTGCAGCGCAGGCGTAGATGCCATACCTGCAAAGTAAACCTCGATGCCCGTCGAAATCAAACCTGAGATGACGGCTTGGGAGAACAGGGAGCCGCTGGTTCTTGCGTCATGCCCCAGCAGCAGTCGCTTGCCTTTTCCGAAGAATGTTCCGATGGATGCCCCGATTTTAATTGCCATTTCAGGCGTCAACTCAACATTGACTAGCCCGCGAACCCCGTTTGTTCCGAAAAGCTTTCGTGCGCTCATAAATCTCAACTCTATATCTGTTAACAGTCAAGTTTGGGTTTTAAAATGTTTTCAGAGATAACTTTGGCTGGACACACCGCTGAGCCGTCACATAGATGTAGCGCATCGCTGATTTTAGCTAAGTCGCCTACGATGCAGCCTTTGCCGAGTTTGACGTGCCCACCGATTTTGGCTCCCTCACCCACTATGGCGCCGTTTAAGATAACGTCGTCGCCGATTTCCGCGTCGGGAAACACCACCGAATTGGCGATTTGGACGTTTCTGCCGACCTTGACGTTTCTGCCTACAACCGCATATGGTCCAATAACGCAGTTCTCGCTGAT from Candidatus Bathyarchaeota archaeon encodes:
- the glmM gene encoding phosphoglucosamine mutase, with protein sequence MSARKLFGTNGVRGLVNVELTPEMAIKIGASIGTFFGKGKRLLLGHDARTSGSLFSQAVISGLISTGIEVYFAGMASTPALQFAVKNHSMDGGVIITASHNPPEYNGIKVIWSDGIETSHEQETEIEGIYFDNKIIYAPWDHLGAKHELPGINDEYKDAMKKHVDVAKIASKHFHVVVDAANSVGGIALPILLRELGCKVTTINANIDGTFPGRLPEPRPESLGDMAATVKAVGADMAVAFDGDADRSIFCDGNGVIYWGDKTFAVVIKQYLLKHPGAKIVTPVSSSTLIKDTVEAYKGQLIWTKVGSVTVSQTMKAEDANLGGEENGGIFYRPHQAVRDGAMTTALLLNIMADTGKSLGELVAEEPQYFIEKGKIECSDDKKEPLLAAITEQVKGENISTIDGVKIWFADSSAILIRPSGTEPVFRLYAEAKDQEKALKLVRDYTSRLEKLLATL